One window of Verrucomicrobiota bacterium genomic DNA carries:
- a CDS encoding PSD1 and planctomycete cytochrome C domain-containing protein, translating to MSHPFKTACAAIALFGCQALTAQEVIDFHRDIEPILQARCLSCHGPDEVESDFRVDRKATLIGGGGSGIETIVPGNPAESYLIELVREQDEEYRMPYEEEALPEEEIVLLEKWIAQGAVLPDDFEEDAELPEVEHWSLLPVKRPEVPWAKGINNPVDAFLREKLDEKGLAFNAPADARALIRRTSILLTGLPATPERIEAFQQAHAKNADLAFESLVDELMESEPFGERWAQHWLDVIRWAETNGSEANLYRKNAWYYRDYVINAFNEDKPYDQFLLEQLAGDQLGVGEATGFLVAGPHVPTATVGREPSAIRQARADRMDEIMQTVGASLMGMTVSCARCHNHKFDPISIKDYYSLTAVFQGVEFGSRYPELDEDNPLLETQETLTRKIEKERAKLRAQNQAWEEDWTGWNEFYFPATKTKAMRLSFHTQSVGVEEIELYGDQTGETNLAFSGNGTLARTDDSMTQIRGEVFFANDGVLSTNRWRSKAPDETQAKPWIILEFEEPQSVDRLVISSNKHYYLETDYLTAYTPETNFKYTLEAQLEDGSWQAIATNTHQPEDPGLLTSIERIHDMVIQLNEQGPQPSFVGQFIEPVTSYVFHRGNPESPRLEVAPAGFDILQGDLGLETSSPDPERRIRFAEWIINPEHPLTARVMANRIWGHLFGLGIVPTPADFGTVGAPPTNQKLLDWLAAEFVNPTLSDATPWSVKGLIKTILMTDAYRQSSAPREEALAVDGSSLYLWRFPPRRVEAEVIRDGILLASGKLDPRLGGKSYRIHNEKKTYAQWEVVDNHGPDTWRRMIYQERMRRVDDRNFTAFDFPDCGQINPKRPVSTTPLQALNLMNSPLTVQQTELIAQRAVAETDGGHENATRRLFQIILGREPTQEELDASLEVAESGGLQLVSRSLINSNEFAFLP from the coding sequence ATGTCCCATCCATTTAAGACTGCCTGCGCGGCAATTGCACTTTTTGGCTGCCAAGCGCTTACAGCCCAAGAGGTCATCGATTTCCACCGCGATATCGAACCCATCTTGCAGGCTCGGTGTTTAAGTTGTCACGGTCCCGATGAGGTGGAATCCGATTTTCGAGTGGACCGCAAAGCTACGCTCATCGGAGGCGGTGGGTCTGGCATTGAGACCATTGTCCCCGGCAATCCGGCAGAGAGTTACTTGATCGAATTGGTCAGAGAACAGGACGAAGAATATAGGATGCCGTACGAAGAGGAGGCACTCCCCGAGGAGGAAATCGTTCTATTGGAGAAGTGGATCGCCCAAGGAGCCGTTCTTCCCGATGACTTTGAAGAAGACGCAGAATTGCCCGAAGTCGAGCACTGGTCATTGCTACCCGTCAAGCGGCCAGAGGTTCCCTGGGCAAAAGGAATCAATAATCCGGTCGATGCCTTTCTGCGAGAGAAGCTCGATGAAAAAGGACTGGCATTTAACGCACCGGCCGATGCCCGAGCGCTCATCCGACGCACGTCAATACTGCTGACCGGCCTACCGGCCACCCCCGAGCGTATTGAAGCATTTCAGCAAGCTCACGCCAAGAACGCTGACCTGGCATTTGAGAGTCTCGTGGACGAACTCATGGAATCTGAACCCTTCGGAGAACGCTGGGCACAACACTGGCTCGACGTCATTCGCTGGGCAGAGACCAATGGATCCGAAGCGAACCTCTACCGCAAGAACGCCTGGTACTACCGTGACTACGTAATTAACGCCTTTAACGAAGATAAACCCTATGATCAATTCCTCCTCGAACAATTAGCGGGCGATCAACTGGGCGTCGGAGAAGCCACGGGATTTCTCGTTGCGGGACCGCATGTTCCGACTGCCACGGTAGGACGCGAACCATCCGCCATTAGGCAGGCCCGCGCAGACCGCATGGATGAGATCATGCAAACGGTGGGCGCCTCCCTCATGGGCATGACCGTGAGTTGTGCGCGTTGCCACAATCACAAGTTCGATCCGATATCGATTAAGGATTACTATTCACTAACCGCCGTCTTTCAAGGCGTGGAATTCGGAAGCCGGTATCCAGAGCTTGATGAAGACAACCCGCTTCTGGAAACCCAGGAAACGCTGACCCGAAAAATCGAGAAGGAACGAGCAAAACTCCGCGCACAAAATCAAGCCTGGGAAGAAGACTGGACCGGCTGGAACGAATTTTATTTTCCGGCTACGAAAACCAAGGCCATGCGTCTGTCATTTCACACCCAGTCGGTCGGTGTTGAGGAGATCGAGCTCTATGGTGACCAAACGGGAGAAACCAACCTGGCGTTCTCCGGCAATGGCACCCTTGCAAGAACCGACGATTCGATGACTCAGATCCGCGGTGAGGTGTTCTTTGCCAATGACGGCGTACTGAGCACTAATCGCTGGCGATCCAAAGCGCCTGACGAAACACAGGCAAAGCCTTGGATCATTCTTGAGTTTGAAGAACCGCAATCGGTCGATCGTCTGGTCATCAGCTCTAACAAACATTACTATCTGGAAACCGACTATCTGACCGCCTACACACCTGAGACGAACTTCAAATACACCCTTGAAGCCCAACTCGAAGACGGAAGCTGGCAGGCGATCGCCACTAATACCCACCAACCGGAAGATCCGGGACTCCTAACATCGATTGAGCGTATCCACGATATGGTCATCCAACTCAACGAGCAAGGACCGCAGCCCAGCTTTGTAGGCCAGTTTATCGAGCCAGTTACTTCCTATGTTTTTCATAGGGGCAATCCTGAGAGTCCGCGGCTCGAAGTCGCACCGGCCGGTTTCGATATTCTGCAAGGCGATCTTGGTCTTGAAACTTCATCTCCAGATCCTGAACGCCGTATACGGTTTGCCGAATGGATTATCAATCCTGAACATCCGTTAACAGCCCGTGTCATGGCCAATCGGATATGGGGTCACCTATTCGGATTGGGTATTGTGCCCACACCCGCAGACTTCGGAACCGTGGGGGCGCCCCCCACCAACCAAAAGCTTCTTGACTGGCTTGCTGCCGAGTTTGTGAACCCTACCCTATCCGACGCAACTCCCTGGTCAGTGAAAGGTCTTATTAAAACCATCTTAATGACAGACGCTTACCGACAATCAAGCGCACCGAGGGAAGAAGCCTTGGCGGTTGATGGATCCTCCCTTTACCTCTGGCGATTTCCGCCCAGACGGGTCGAAGCGGAAGTTATTCGGGATGGTATCCTCCTCGCATCTGGAAAACTCGACCCACGCCTTGGCGGCAAGAGCTACAGAATTCACAATGAAAAAAAGACCTACGCTCAATGGGAAGTTGTGGACAATCACGGTCCTGATACCTGGCGGCGGATGATCTACCAGGAACGCATGCGCCGTGTAGACGACCGAAACTTTACGGCCTTTGACTTTCCAGACTGCGGACAGATTAACCCAAAACGGCCCGTATCCACTACACCGTTACAGGCGCTCAATCTCATGAACAGTCCGCTTACGGTGCAGCAGACTGAGCTAATCGCTCAACGCGCTGTCGCCGAAACCGACGGTGGGCATGAAAACGCGACTCGCAGACTATTCCAAATCATACTGGGGCGTGAGCCTACTCAAGAGGAACTAGACGCTTCCCTCGAAGTTGCCGAATCAGGCGGCCTGCAATTGGTCAGCCGCTCGTTAATCAATTCCAACGAATTTGCATTCCTGCCATGA
- a CDS encoding DegT/DnrJ/EryC1/StrS family aminotransferase → MTKQNFPGGFTNHDERFEERAEIIREKGTNRARFFRDQVDKYSWVDVGSSFVMSDVLAAFLYGQLDKWQEIQAKRRAIWERYDAELAHWAAANGARRPVVPEHCDQAWHMYYLIMPSLEARTKFISRLKESGITSVFHYLPLNKSEYATKMMNSGWGIADCPVTEDVSDRIVRLPFYTSMKEEDHNGSPFFGAISQ, encoded by the coding sequence ATGACCAAACAGAATTTTCCCGGCGGGTTTACAAATCATGACGAGCGCTTTGAAGAGCGCGCGGAAATCATTCGTGAAAAGGGCACGAACCGGGCCCGGTTTTTCCGGGACCAGGTGGATAAATACTCCTGGGTGGATGTGGGGTCGAGCTTCGTGATGAGTGATGTGTTGGCGGCGTTCCTCTATGGTCAACTCGACAAGTGGCAGGAAATCCAAGCCAAGCGCCGAGCGATCTGGGAGCGGTATGACGCTGAGTTGGCGCATTGGGCGGCGGCGAATGGAGCGCGGCGGCCGGTAGTGCCGGAGCATTGCGACCAGGCTTGGCACATGTATTATTTAATTATGCCATCGCTGGAAGCGCGGACAAAGTTTATTTCGCGTCTCAAGGAGAGTGGTATCACCTCTGTTTTTCATTACCTTCCCTTAAATAAGAGTGAATATGCGACAAAAATGATGAATAGCGGATGGGGGATAGCGGATTGTCCTGTGACAGAGGATGTTAGCGATCGAATCGTGCGCTTGCCGTTCTATACGAGCATGAAAGAAGAGGATCACAACGGGTCTCCATTTTTCGGGGCAATCTCACAGTAA
- a CDS encoding glycosyltransferase: MPKLSIVVPVYFNEASLLHLEKALVNLERDLAATGVEMELIFVNDGSRDKSLDILQEIQSRRPKTIVLNHLSNQGSMVAIQTGLKYARGDCFTYLAADLQDPPELIVEMVQEWKMGQRFVVRTRSSRQDPLVTKFFAWLNYRMVRLLIMPSYPDGGFDMAIMDKVFLPHLLRCGHNKNLAMFAWSLGIPAKTLTYHRREREHGKSMWTFRKKINYFIDSSVGFSVKPMRLATGIGFFIALGCFAYATVVVLGKALGLIEVPGFAALAALLGFLNGCAFIFLGLLGEYVWRIYREMDRHGEAVVEEITAFEPRQTKE, from the coding sequence ATGCCAAAACTTTCCATCGTCGTTCCCGTTTATTTCAACGAGGCCTCGCTTCTTCATTTGGAAAAGGCCTTGGTCAACCTCGAGCGCGATCTTGCCGCGACCGGGGTGGAAATGGAATTGATCTTTGTGAATGATGGATCCCGCGACAAATCCTTGGATATCTTGCAGGAAATCCAATCCCGTCGCCCTAAGACGATCGTTCTTAACCACCTTTCAAATCAGGGCTCGATGGTGGCGATTCAAACCGGTCTCAAGTATGCCCGCGGCGATTGCTTCACTTATCTGGCTGCCGATCTGCAGGACCCACCCGAATTGATTGTCGAAATGGTGCAGGAATGGAAAATGGGCCAGCGGTTTGTGGTTCGAACGCGATCCTCGCGGCAGGATCCGCTGGTGACCAAGTTTTTTGCTTGGTTGAATTATCGGATGGTGCGCTTGCTCATTATGCCGAGCTACCCGGATGGAGGCTTCGATATGGCGATTATGGATAAGGTATTTCTGCCCCATTTGCTTCGCTGTGGCCACAACAAGAATCTGGCCATGTTTGCATGGTCTCTGGGAATTCCGGCAAAAACTCTCACCTACCATCGCCGCGAAAGGGAGCACGGGAAATCGATGTGGACATTCCGAAAAAAAATCAACTATTTCATAGATTCCAGTGTGGGATTTTCTGTCAAGCCCATGCGCTTGGCGACCGGCATCGGTTTTTTCATCGCCTTGGGATGTTTCGCTTACGCCACAGTCGTGGTTTTGGGAAAGGCTTTGGGATTAATTGAAGTGCCCGGCTTCGCAGCCCTTGCGGCCCTACTGGGATTCCTGAATGGATGCGCTTTTATTTTCCTTGGCCTACTTGGTGAGTATGTCTGGAGAATTTACCGAGAAATGGACCGTCATGGGGAGGCGGTCGTGGAGGAAATCACGGCATTCGAACCTCGCCAGACTAAAGAATGA
- a CDS encoding DegT/DnrJ/EryC1/StrS family aminotransferase has translation MSKIPFLQLGDAVAEQREAIDAAIRRVLDSGWYLLGPELEAFESEWAAWCGARHSVGVSNGLDAMHLVLRAWGIGPGDEVIVPSNTYIASWLAVTMAGADPVPVEPEWDTCLIDPKEIEAAITPRTKAIMAVHLYGHPCDMLEIVAMARRHGLKVIEDAAQAHGAEIAGRRIGAHGDAVAWSFYPSKNLGALGDAGAVTTNDEALVKSLKTLRNYGSAVRYVNEVPGYNNRMEEIQAAILRVKLGSLEEWNARREDLSARYQAAFANLPLTTPVVRPRAKHAWHLYTFRHSRRDAIREHLERARIGTLIHYPIPPHQQKAYAHHKVASQSFPIAERIHRETLSLPLGPHLATAQQDRVIQTVINALEVIL, from the coding sequence ATGAGCAAGATTCCTTTTCTACAACTTGGCGATGCGGTGGCGGAACAACGGGAAGCCATCGATGCGGCCATCCGGCGTGTGCTCGACAGTGGCTGGTATTTGCTCGGCCCGGAACTGGAAGCCTTCGAAAGCGAGTGGGCGGCTTGGTGCGGGGCTCGACACTCCGTGGGCGTGAGCAATGGCTTGGATGCCATGCATCTGGTTCTTCGAGCCTGGGGGATTGGGCCGGGTGACGAGGTGATCGTGCCTTCAAATACCTACATCGCCTCTTGGTTAGCGGTGACCATGGCGGGAGCAGACCCCGTGCCTGTGGAGCCGGAGTGGGATACCTGCCTCATCGATCCCAAGGAGATCGAGGCGGCTATTACGCCCAGAACCAAAGCCATCATGGCCGTGCACCTTTACGGCCACCCTTGCGACATGCTGGAGATTGTTGCCATGGCCCGTCGGCACGGCTTGAAGGTGATCGAGGATGCAGCGCAAGCCCATGGGGCTGAGATCGCGGGTCGCCGGATCGGGGCGCACGGTGATGCAGTGGCCTGGAGCTTTTATCCCAGCAAAAACCTCGGGGCGCTCGGCGATGCCGGGGCGGTGACCACCAATGATGAGGCCTTGGTGAAATCCCTCAAAACACTCCGCAATTACGGTAGTGCGGTCCGCTATGTGAACGAGGTTCCGGGTTACAACAATCGCATGGAAGAAATACAAGCCGCGATTTTGCGTGTGAAACTCGGCAGCCTTGAGGAATGGAATGCCCGCAGGGAAGACTTGTCCGCGAGATACCAAGCGGCATTTGCGAATCTTCCTCTAACCACTCCGGTTGTTCGCCCTAGGGCCAAGCACGCCTGGCATCTCTATACCTTTCGCCACTCGAGGAGGGATGCCATTCGCGAGCATCTGGAAAGGGCACGTATCGGCACGCTCATCCACTACCCGATCCCGCCTCATCAGCAAAAAGCCTATGCGCATCACAAAGTCGCCAGCCAAAGTTTTCCCATCGCCGAAAGAATCCACCGCGAAACCTTAAGCCTTCCGCTGGGGCCGCATCTTGCCACAGCCCAACAGGACCGGGTGATTCAAACCGTGATTAATGCCCTTGAGGTAATCCTCTAA